The following coding sequences lie in one Primulina huaijiensis isolate GDHJ02 chromosome 2, ASM1229523v2, whole genome shotgun sequence genomic window:
- the LOC140969761 gene encoding protein DWD HYPERSENSITIVE TO UV-B 1 isoform X5, giving the protein MATDIGTLEKRYFDACKRLEIPPNKSVVAALFKAKIKKARHEVSSLMVSIDDLKDVDFYPFLDLLTDIDSSEIDVVDFVNSPSCVLNGEYVYPLLHAVNKKLRFVDIHDTSFGKDFLLYLSQRGLACQVLNLRSSHFRKLNMVGNFTRMCTLNLDFSASLTSFREDCFSCMPNLRFLSLCETRIGNLWTTSAALAKLPSLAELRFQNCVPYSDTKGSHASLGNENNEDMCSSFMGFALHMNLPLPSGEVFPHLQSNVRDEAISDDDDYIIQDTGNMNEDSSDDSEVDFSGHPQEFGFMELLPNRPFGWDDLVDMHSEQISFGTQDMQNEDLLSDRLVNFRNLSCILPKKYVSRHASPICYEKHYREYMIASLPNLKVLDNLPIGKVDREKAHGVFTLHFEYLPYNRNYKESVVSVLRNREIGANFPCTHASKKKFSSSYGKSQYFYSRCLSAAKMGSSEWPSLHPLSITGSVFRDERRNFRPRQFEYHPSDSSLMAVGTLDGEVVVINHESEKIVSYIPSLGAMNSVLGICWLKNYPSKLIAGSDNGSLRLYDVQRMAITSGGIYDSRGCVIFDEFDQLTSVNINSTDELFLASGYSKHVALYDISSGRRIQIFADMHREHINVVKFSNHSPYLFATSSFDQDVKMWDLRQRPNQPCYTASSSRGNVMVCFSPDDHYLLVSAVDNESVVEII; this is encoded by the exons ATGGCTACAGATATTGGCACCTTGGAGAAAAG GTACTTCGATGCTTGCAAGAGGCTAGAAATTCCGCCGAACAAGTCAGTCGTGGCAGCGCTATTCAAG GCCAAGATCAAGAAAGCCCGCCATGAGGTATCAAGCCTCATGGTTTCAATAGATGACTTGAAGGATGTCGATTTCTACCCATTTCTTGATCTATTAACAGATATCGATTCTTCTGAAATTGATGTAGTCGACTTTGTAAATAGTCCTTCATGTGTACTGAATGGTGAATATGTCTATCCATTGCTGCATGCTGTTAACAAAAAGCTTCGATTTGTCGATATCCATGATACATCATTTGGAAAGGATTTCTTGCT GTATCTTTCTCAGCGAGGCTTAGCTTGCCAAGTCCTAAACCTAAGATCATCCCATTTCAGAAAACTCAATATGGTTGGAAACTTTACGCGGATGTGCACGCTTAACCTGGATTTCAGTGCTTCACTTACTAGTTTTCGAGAAGACTGTTTTTCCTGTATGCCAAATTTAAGGTTTCTTTCATTGTGTGAGACAAGAATCGGAAACCTGTGGACAACTAGTGCAGCATTAGCCAAACTTCCTTCCCTAGCTGAACTTCGATTTCAAAACTGTGTCCCCTATAGTGACACGAAGGGCTCTCATGCATCATTAGGAAATGAAAACAATGAAGACATGTGTTCAAGTTTCATGGGCTTTGCCCTTCACATGAACTTGCCTCTGCCTAGCGGTGAAGTTTTTCCACATTTACAATCAAATGTCAGAGATGAAGCCAtaagtgatgatgatgattatatAATTCAGGACacagggaacatgaatgaagaTTCTTCAGATGACAGTGAAGTGGATTTTTCAGGTCATCCTCAGGAATTTGGTTTTATGGAACTCTTGCCCAATAGACCTTTTGGGTGGGATGATCTGGTAGATATGCACAGTGAG CAGATCTCCTTTGGCACACAGGACATGCAGAATGAAGATCTGTTATCTGATCGATTGGTCAACTTTAGAAACTTGTCATGTATTTTGCCAAAGAAATATGTTTCTCGTCATGCATCTCCAATATGTTATGAGAAACATTATAGAGAATACATGATAGCTTCATTACCCAACCTGAAAGTTCTTGATAATTTACCGATTGGAAAGGTAGACAGGGAAAAAGCCCATGGCGTCTTCACACTTCACTTTGAATACCTACCATACAACCGAAATTATAAAGAAAGTGTTGTTAGTGTGTTAAGGAATCGTGAGATCGGAGCAAATTTCCCTTGTACGCATGCCTCGAAAAAAAAGTTTTCTTCATCATATGGAAAATCTCAGTATTTCTATTCCAGGTGTTTATCAGCTGCTAAAATGGGATCTTCGGAATGGCCTAGCTTACATCCACTCTCCATTACAGGCAGTGTATTCAGAGATGAAAGGAGAAACTTTCGTCCTAGGCAATTCGAGTACCATCCATCAGACTCAAGCCTTATGGCTGTTGGAACCCTAGATGGTGAAGTAGTTGTTATAAACCATGAAAGTGAGAAGATTGTCAGTTACATTCCATCACTTGGAGCTATGAATAGTGTCTTGGGAATATGTTGGCTAAAAAACTATCCTTCTAAG CTAATTGCTGGTTCTGATAACGGTTCGTTGAGATTGTACGACGTACAAAGGATGGCCATCACAAGTGGAGGCATTTATGACAGTCGTGGTTGTGTCATATTTGATGAGTTTGACCAGTTGACATCTGTTAATATCAACTCAACAGATGAATTGTTTCTTGCAAGTGGATACTCAAAACATGTTGCTTTATATGATATTAGCAGCGGAAGGCGTATACAGATTTTTGCTGATATGCATCGAGAGCATATTAATGTTGTCAAGTTTTCAAATCATTCCCCATATCTTTTTGCCACTTCGTCTTTTGATCAGGACGTTAAGATGTGGGATTTGAGACAGAGACCAAATCAACCTTGTTACACTGCTTCAAGCTCTCGGGGGAATGTAATGGTCTGCTTCTCTCCAGATGATCATTATCTACTAGTTTCGGCTGTTGACAATGAG AGTGTTGTGGAGATTATTTAG
- the LOC140969761 gene encoding protein DWD HYPERSENSITIVE TO UV-B 1 isoform X4 produces the protein MATDIGTLEKRYFDACKRLEIPPNKSVVAALFKAKIKKARHEVSSLMVSIDDLKDVDFYPFLDLLTDIDSSEIDVVDFVNSPSCVLNGEYVYPLLHAVNKKLRFVDIHDTSFGKDFLLYLSQRGLACQVLNLRSSHFRKLNMVGNFTRMCTLNLDFSASLTSFREDCFSCMPNLRFLSLCETRIGNLWTTSAALAKLPSLAELRFQNCVPYSDTKGSHASLGNENNEDMCSSFMGFALHMNLPLPSGEVFPHLQSNVRDEAISDDDDYIIQDTGNMNEDSSDDSEVDFSGHPQEFGFMELLPNRPFGWDDLVDMHSEQISFGTQDMQNEDLLSDRLVNFRNLSCILPKKYVSRHASPICYEKHYREYMIASLPNLKVLDNLPIGKVDREKAHGVFTLHFEYLPYNRNYKESVVSVLRNREIGANFPCTHASKKKFSSSYGKSQYFYSRCLSAAKMGSSEWPSLHPLSITGSVFRDERRNFRPRQFEYHPSDSSLMAVGTLDGEVVVINHESEKIVSYIPSLGAMNSVLGICWLKNYPSKLIAGSDNGSLRLYDVQRMAITSGGIYDSRGCVIFDEFDQLTSVNINSTDELFLASGYSKHVALYDISSGRRIQIFADMHREHINVVKFSNHSPYLFATSSFDQDVKMWDLRQRPNQPCYTASSSRGNVMVCFSPDDHYLLVSAVDNEILYGTIRRPLSLFDTNAGSVWNEI, from the exons ATGGCTACAGATATTGGCACCTTGGAGAAAAG GTACTTCGATGCTTGCAAGAGGCTAGAAATTCCGCCGAACAAGTCAGTCGTGGCAGCGCTATTCAAG GCCAAGATCAAGAAAGCCCGCCATGAGGTATCAAGCCTCATGGTTTCAATAGATGACTTGAAGGATGTCGATTTCTACCCATTTCTTGATCTATTAACAGATATCGATTCTTCTGAAATTGATGTAGTCGACTTTGTAAATAGTCCTTCATGTGTACTGAATGGTGAATATGTCTATCCATTGCTGCATGCTGTTAACAAAAAGCTTCGATTTGTCGATATCCATGATACATCATTTGGAAAGGATTTCTTGCT GTATCTTTCTCAGCGAGGCTTAGCTTGCCAAGTCCTAAACCTAAGATCATCCCATTTCAGAAAACTCAATATGGTTGGAAACTTTACGCGGATGTGCACGCTTAACCTGGATTTCAGTGCTTCACTTACTAGTTTTCGAGAAGACTGTTTTTCCTGTATGCCAAATTTAAGGTTTCTTTCATTGTGTGAGACAAGAATCGGAAACCTGTGGACAACTAGTGCAGCATTAGCCAAACTTCCTTCCCTAGCTGAACTTCGATTTCAAAACTGTGTCCCCTATAGTGACACGAAGGGCTCTCATGCATCATTAGGAAATGAAAACAATGAAGACATGTGTTCAAGTTTCATGGGCTTTGCCCTTCACATGAACTTGCCTCTGCCTAGCGGTGAAGTTTTTCCACATTTACAATCAAATGTCAGAGATGAAGCCAtaagtgatgatgatgattatatAATTCAGGACacagggaacatgaatgaagaTTCTTCAGATGACAGTGAAGTGGATTTTTCAGGTCATCCTCAGGAATTTGGTTTTATGGAACTCTTGCCCAATAGACCTTTTGGGTGGGATGATCTGGTAGATATGCACAGTGAG CAGATCTCCTTTGGCACACAGGACATGCAGAATGAAGATCTGTTATCTGATCGATTGGTCAACTTTAGAAACTTGTCATGTATTTTGCCAAAGAAATATGTTTCTCGTCATGCATCTCCAATATGTTATGAGAAACATTATAGAGAATACATGATAGCTTCATTACCCAACCTGAAAGTTCTTGATAATTTACCGATTGGAAAGGTAGACAGGGAAAAAGCCCATGGCGTCTTCACACTTCACTTTGAATACCTACCATACAACCGAAATTATAAAGAAAGTGTTGTTAGTGTGTTAAGGAATCGTGAGATCGGAGCAAATTTCCCTTGTACGCATGCCTCGAAAAAAAAGTTTTCTTCATCATATGGAAAATCTCAGTATTTCTATTCCAGGTGTTTATCAGCTGCTAAAATGGGATCTTCGGAATGGCCTAGCTTACATCCACTCTCCATTACAGGCAGTGTATTCAGAGATGAAAGGAGAAACTTTCGTCCTAGGCAATTCGAGTACCATCCATCAGACTCAAGCCTTATGGCTGTTGGAACCCTAGATGGTGAAGTAGTTGTTATAAACCATGAAAGTGAGAAGATTGTCAGTTACATTCCATCACTTGGAGCTATGAATAGTGTCTTGGGAATATGTTGGCTAAAAAACTATCCTTCTAAG CTAATTGCTGGTTCTGATAACGGTTCGTTGAGATTGTACGACGTACAAAGGATGGCCATCACAAGTGGAGGCATTTATGACAGTCGTGGTTGTGTCATATTTGATGAGTTTGACCAGTTGACATCTGTTAATATCAACTCAACAGATGAATTGTTTCTTGCAAGTGGATACTCAAAACATGTTGCTTTATATGATATTAGCAGCGGAAGGCGTATACAGATTTTTGCTGATATGCATCGAGAGCATATTAATGTTGTCAAGTTTTCAAATCATTCCCCATATCTTTTTGCCACTTCGTCTTTTGATCAGGACGTTAAGATGTGGGATTTGAGACAGAGACCAAATCAACCTTGTTACACTGCTTCAAGCTCTCGGGGGAATGTAATGGTCTGCTTCTCTCCAGATGATCATTATCTACTAGTTTCGGCTGTTGACAATGAG ATACTTTATGGCACTATTAGAAGGCCTTTATCGTTGTTTGACACAAATGCTGGCTCGGTATGGAATGAGATTTGA
- the LOC140969761 gene encoding protein DWD HYPERSENSITIVE TO UV-B 1 isoform X1, with amino-acid sequence MATDIGTLEKRYFDACKRLEIPPNKSVVAALFKAKIKKARHEVSSLMVSIDDLKDVDFYPFLDLLTDIDSSEIDVVDFVNSPSCVLNGEYVYPLLHAVNKKLRFVDIHDTSFGKDFLLYLSQRGLACQVLNLRSSHFRKLNMVGNFTRMCTLNLDFSASLTSFREDCFSCMPNLRFLSLCETRIGNLWTTSAALAKLPSLAELRFQNCVPYSDTKGSHASLGNENNEDMCSSFMGFALHMNLPLPSGEVFPHLQSNVRDEAISDDDDYIIQDTGNMNEDSSDDSEVDFSGHPQEFGFMELLPNRPFGWDDLVDMHSEQISFGTQDMQNEDLLSDRLVNFRNLSCILPKKYVSRHASPICYEKHYREYMIASLPNLKVLDNLPIGKVDREKAHGVFTLHFEYLPYNRNYKESVVSVLRNREIGANFPCTHASKKKFSSSYGKSQYFYSRCLSAAKMGSSEWPSLHPLSITGSVFRDERRNFRPRQFEYHPSDSSLMAVGTLDGEVVVINHESEKIVSYIPSLGAMNSVLGICWLKNYPSKLIAGSDNGSLRLYDVQRMAITSGGIYDSRGCVIFDEFDQLTSVNINSTDELFLASGYSKHVALYDISSGRRIQIFADMHREHINVVKFSNHSPYLFATSSFDQDVKMWDLRQRPNQPCYTASSSRGNVMVCFSPDDHYLLVSAVDNEVKQLLAVDGRLHLDFGIASTGSSQNYTRSYYMNGRDYVISGSCDEHVVRVCCAQTGRRLRDVSLEGKGAGTSMFVQSLRGDPFRDFNMSILAAYVRPSSNSEIFKVNLLAPNDNDKTHPYAQQSHSINGMGG; translated from the exons ATGGCTACAGATATTGGCACCTTGGAGAAAAG GTACTTCGATGCTTGCAAGAGGCTAGAAATTCCGCCGAACAAGTCAGTCGTGGCAGCGCTATTCAAG GCCAAGATCAAGAAAGCCCGCCATGAGGTATCAAGCCTCATGGTTTCAATAGATGACTTGAAGGATGTCGATTTCTACCCATTTCTTGATCTATTAACAGATATCGATTCTTCTGAAATTGATGTAGTCGACTTTGTAAATAGTCCTTCATGTGTACTGAATGGTGAATATGTCTATCCATTGCTGCATGCTGTTAACAAAAAGCTTCGATTTGTCGATATCCATGATACATCATTTGGAAAGGATTTCTTGCT GTATCTTTCTCAGCGAGGCTTAGCTTGCCAAGTCCTAAACCTAAGATCATCCCATTTCAGAAAACTCAATATGGTTGGAAACTTTACGCGGATGTGCACGCTTAACCTGGATTTCAGTGCTTCACTTACTAGTTTTCGAGAAGACTGTTTTTCCTGTATGCCAAATTTAAGGTTTCTTTCATTGTGTGAGACAAGAATCGGAAACCTGTGGACAACTAGTGCAGCATTAGCCAAACTTCCTTCCCTAGCTGAACTTCGATTTCAAAACTGTGTCCCCTATAGTGACACGAAGGGCTCTCATGCATCATTAGGAAATGAAAACAATGAAGACATGTGTTCAAGTTTCATGGGCTTTGCCCTTCACATGAACTTGCCTCTGCCTAGCGGTGAAGTTTTTCCACATTTACAATCAAATGTCAGAGATGAAGCCAtaagtgatgatgatgattatatAATTCAGGACacagggaacatgaatgaagaTTCTTCAGATGACAGTGAAGTGGATTTTTCAGGTCATCCTCAGGAATTTGGTTTTATGGAACTCTTGCCCAATAGACCTTTTGGGTGGGATGATCTGGTAGATATGCACAGTGAG CAGATCTCCTTTGGCACACAGGACATGCAGAATGAAGATCTGTTATCTGATCGATTGGTCAACTTTAGAAACTTGTCATGTATTTTGCCAAAGAAATATGTTTCTCGTCATGCATCTCCAATATGTTATGAGAAACATTATAGAGAATACATGATAGCTTCATTACCCAACCTGAAAGTTCTTGATAATTTACCGATTGGAAAGGTAGACAGGGAAAAAGCCCATGGCGTCTTCACACTTCACTTTGAATACCTACCATACAACCGAAATTATAAAGAAAGTGTTGTTAGTGTGTTAAGGAATCGTGAGATCGGAGCAAATTTCCCTTGTACGCATGCCTCGAAAAAAAAGTTTTCTTCATCATATGGAAAATCTCAGTATTTCTATTCCAGGTGTTTATCAGCTGCTAAAATGGGATCTTCGGAATGGCCTAGCTTACATCCACTCTCCATTACAGGCAGTGTATTCAGAGATGAAAGGAGAAACTTTCGTCCTAGGCAATTCGAGTACCATCCATCAGACTCAAGCCTTATGGCTGTTGGAACCCTAGATGGTGAAGTAGTTGTTATAAACCATGAAAGTGAGAAGATTGTCAGTTACATTCCATCACTTGGAGCTATGAATAGTGTCTTGGGAATATGTTGGCTAAAAAACTATCCTTCTAAG CTAATTGCTGGTTCTGATAACGGTTCGTTGAGATTGTACGACGTACAAAGGATGGCCATCACAAGTGGAGGCATTTATGACAGTCGTGGTTGTGTCATATTTGATGAGTTTGACCAGTTGACATCTGTTAATATCAACTCAACAGATGAATTGTTTCTTGCAAGTGGATACTCAAAACATGTTGCTTTATATGATATTAGCAGCGGAAGGCGTATACAGATTTTTGCTGATATGCATCGAGAGCATATTAATGTTGTCAAGTTTTCAAATCATTCCCCATATCTTTTTGCCACTTCGTCTTTTGATCAGGACGTTAAGATGTGGGATTTGAGACAGAGACCAAATCAACCTTGTTACACTGCTTCAAGCTCTCGGGGGAATGTAATGGTCTGCTTCTCTCCAGATGATCATTATCTACTAGTTTCGGCTGTTGACAATGAG GTAAAGCAGCTGCTAGCTGTTGATGGGAGGCTTCATCTGGATTTTGGTATAGCTTCTACAGGAAGTTCTCAAAACTACACTCGATCTTACTACATGAATGGAAGAGATTATGTAATAAGTGGAAGTTGCGATGAACATGTGGTTCGGGTTTGTTGTGCTCAGACAGGGAGGCGGCTCAGGGATGTATCATTGGAG GGTAAAGGGGCAGGGACATCGATGTTTGTGCAATCTTTGAGAGGCGATCCTTTCAGG GATTTTAACATGAGTATTTTGGCTGCTTATGTACGTCCAAGCTCAAATTCAGAAATCTTCAAG GTTAATCTTCTAGCACCCAATGACAATGACAAAACACACCCTTACGCTCAGCAATCTCACTCAATTAACGGAATGGGCGGTTGA
- the LOC140969761 gene encoding protein DWD HYPERSENSITIVE TO UV-B 1 isoform X3, with product MATDIGTLEKRYFDACKRLEIPPNKSVVAALFKAKIKKARHEVSSLMVSIDDLKDVDFYPFLDLLTDIDSSEIDVVDFVNSPSCVLNGEYVYPLLHAVNKKLRFVDIHDTSFGKDFLLYLSQRGLACQVLNLRSSHFRKLNMVGNFTRMCTLNLDFSASLTSFREDCFSCMPNLRFLSLCETRIGNLWTTSAALAKLPSLAELRFQNCVPYSDTKGSHASLGNENNEDMCSSFMGFALHMNLPLPSGEVFPHLQSNVRDEAISDDDDYIIQDTGNMNEDSSDDSEVDFSGHPQEFGFMELLPNRPFGWDDLVDMHSEDMQNEDLLSDRLVNFRNLSCILPKKYVSRHASPICYEKHYREYMIASLPNLKVLDNLPIGKVDREKAHGVFTLHFEYLPYNRNYKESVVSVLRNREIGANFPCTHASKKKFSSSYGKSQYFYSRCLSAAKMGSSEWPSLHPLSITGSVFRDERRNFRPRQFEYHPSDSSLMAVGTLDGEVVVINHESEKIVSYIPSLGAMNSVLGICWLKNYPSKLIAGSDNGSLRLYDVQRMAITSGGIYDSRGCVIFDEFDQLTSVNINSTDELFLASGYSKHVALYDISSGRRIQIFADMHREHINVVKFSNHSPYLFATSSFDQDVKMWDLRQRPNQPCYTASSSRGNVMVCFSPDDHYLLVSAVDNEVKQLLAVDGRLHLDFGIASTGSSQNYTRSYYMNGRDYVISGSCDEHVVRVCCAQTGRRLRDVSLEGKGAGTSMFVQSLRGDPFRDFNMSILAAYVRPSSNSEIFKVNLLAPNDNDKTHPYAQQSHSINGMGG from the exons ATGGCTACAGATATTGGCACCTTGGAGAAAAG GTACTTCGATGCTTGCAAGAGGCTAGAAATTCCGCCGAACAAGTCAGTCGTGGCAGCGCTATTCAAG GCCAAGATCAAGAAAGCCCGCCATGAGGTATCAAGCCTCATGGTTTCAATAGATGACTTGAAGGATGTCGATTTCTACCCATTTCTTGATCTATTAACAGATATCGATTCTTCTGAAATTGATGTAGTCGACTTTGTAAATAGTCCTTCATGTGTACTGAATGGTGAATATGTCTATCCATTGCTGCATGCTGTTAACAAAAAGCTTCGATTTGTCGATATCCATGATACATCATTTGGAAAGGATTTCTTGCT GTATCTTTCTCAGCGAGGCTTAGCTTGCCAAGTCCTAAACCTAAGATCATCCCATTTCAGAAAACTCAATATGGTTGGAAACTTTACGCGGATGTGCACGCTTAACCTGGATTTCAGTGCTTCACTTACTAGTTTTCGAGAAGACTGTTTTTCCTGTATGCCAAATTTAAGGTTTCTTTCATTGTGTGAGACAAGAATCGGAAACCTGTGGACAACTAGTGCAGCATTAGCCAAACTTCCTTCCCTAGCTGAACTTCGATTTCAAAACTGTGTCCCCTATAGTGACACGAAGGGCTCTCATGCATCATTAGGAAATGAAAACAATGAAGACATGTGTTCAAGTTTCATGGGCTTTGCCCTTCACATGAACTTGCCTCTGCCTAGCGGTGAAGTTTTTCCACATTTACAATCAAATGTCAGAGATGAAGCCAtaagtgatgatgatgattatatAATTCAGGACacagggaacatgaatgaagaTTCTTCAGATGACAGTGAAGTGGATTTTTCAGGTCATCCTCAGGAATTTGGTTTTATGGAACTCTTGCCCAATAGACCTTTTGGGTGGGATGATCTGGTAGATATGCACAGTGAG GACATGCAGAATGAAGATCTGTTATCTGATCGATTGGTCAACTTTAGAAACTTGTCATGTATTTTGCCAAAGAAATATGTTTCTCGTCATGCATCTCCAATATGTTATGAGAAACATTATAGAGAATACATGATAGCTTCATTACCCAACCTGAAAGTTCTTGATAATTTACCGATTGGAAAGGTAGACAGGGAAAAAGCCCATGGCGTCTTCACACTTCACTTTGAATACCTACCATACAACCGAAATTATAAAGAAAGTGTTGTTAGTGTGTTAAGGAATCGTGAGATCGGAGCAAATTTCCCTTGTACGCATGCCTCGAAAAAAAAGTTTTCTTCATCATATGGAAAATCTCAGTATTTCTATTCCAGGTGTTTATCAGCTGCTAAAATGGGATCTTCGGAATGGCCTAGCTTACATCCACTCTCCATTACAGGCAGTGTATTCAGAGATGAAAGGAGAAACTTTCGTCCTAGGCAATTCGAGTACCATCCATCAGACTCAAGCCTTATGGCTGTTGGAACCCTAGATGGTGAAGTAGTTGTTATAAACCATGAAAGTGAGAAGATTGTCAGTTACATTCCATCACTTGGAGCTATGAATAGTGTCTTGGGAATATGTTGGCTAAAAAACTATCCTTCTAAG CTAATTGCTGGTTCTGATAACGGTTCGTTGAGATTGTACGACGTACAAAGGATGGCCATCACAAGTGGAGGCATTTATGACAGTCGTGGTTGTGTCATATTTGATGAGTTTGACCAGTTGACATCTGTTAATATCAACTCAACAGATGAATTGTTTCTTGCAAGTGGATACTCAAAACATGTTGCTTTATATGATATTAGCAGCGGAAGGCGTATACAGATTTTTGCTGATATGCATCGAGAGCATATTAATGTTGTCAAGTTTTCAAATCATTCCCCATATCTTTTTGCCACTTCGTCTTTTGATCAGGACGTTAAGATGTGGGATTTGAGACAGAGACCAAATCAACCTTGTTACACTGCTTCAAGCTCTCGGGGGAATGTAATGGTCTGCTTCTCTCCAGATGATCATTATCTACTAGTTTCGGCTGTTGACAATGAG GTAAAGCAGCTGCTAGCTGTTGATGGGAGGCTTCATCTGGATTTTGGTATAGCTTCTACAGGAAGTTCTCAAAACTACACTCGATCTTACTACATGAATGGAAGAGATTATGTAATAAGTGGAAGTTGCGATGAACATGTGGTTCGGGTTTGTTGTGCTCAGACAGGGAGGCGGCTCAGGGATGTATCATTGGAG GGTAAAGGGGCAGGGACATCGATGTTTGTGCAATCTTTGAGAGGCGATCCTTTCAGG GATTTTAACATGAGTATTTTGGCTGCTTATGTACGTCCAAGCTCAAATTCAGAAATCTTCAAG GTTAATCTTCTAGCACCCAATGACAATGACAAAACACACCCTTACGCTCAGCAATCTCACTCAATTAACGGAATGGGCGGTTGA